From a single Arachis hypogaea cultivar Tifrunner chromosome 3, arahy.Tifrunner.gnm2.J5K5, whole genome shotgun sequence genomic region:
- the LOC112789014 gene encoding GTP-binding protein BRASSINAZOLE INSENSITIVE PALE GREEN 2, chloroplastic gives MLLARKLSPSKLKPLFYLSLLPECRNLAHSKLSSVLVAHSKFQIQNCPKFLPQPTISLIRFFSSQPGDSALKQNLPISREGNYDEGTSPSVVCPGCGVYMQDSNPKHPGYFIKPSEKDLNYKLFNNLEPVAEEPEFSNSVKRGIVIEPEKLNDDDANLIKKPEKPVVCARCHSLRHYGKVKDPTVENLLPDFDFDYTVGRKLASTSGTRSVVLMVVDAVDFDGSFPRKVAKLLSKTIEDHSAAWKQGKSGNVPRVVLVVTKIDLLPSSLSPTTLEYWIRQRAREGGINKITSLHMVSSLRDWGVKNLVDDIVALAGPRGNVWAVGAQNAGKSTLINSIGKYVGGNITHLTEAPVPGTTLGILRVEGVLPRQAKLFDTPGLLHPHQITTRLTREEQKLVNMGKELKPRTYRVKVGHSIHIAGLMRLDIEETSLDTIYVTVWASPYLPLHMGKIENAPKIFQDHFGCQLQPPIGEKRVQELGNWVRREFHVSGNSWGSSSVDIAASGLGWFAIGLKGDAVLSAWTYEGVDVILRNSLLPYRSHTFEVGGFTVSKIVSQSDRVLNKSHQRSDKKAKGVDSKAPLSSDLDSSMLTSN, from the exons ATGCTTCTAGCTCGAAAGCTATCTCCTTCAAAGCTTAAGCCACTCTTTTATTTATCACTCCTTCCTGAGTGCAGAAACCTTGCCCACTCAAAGCTCTCTTCAGTTTTGGTAGCACACTCAAAATTCCAGATACAAAACTGCCCAAAGTTTTTGCCACAACCCACAATTAGTTTGATTAGGTTTTTCTCTTCACAGCCTGGAGATTCagctttgaaacaaaatttgccTATCTCGCGTGAGGGTAATTATGATGAAGGGACATCCCCATCTGTTGTTTGCCCTGGTTGTGGTGTTTATATGCAGGATTCCAACCCTAAACACCCTGGGTATTTTATTAAACCCTCTGAAAAGGACCTGAACTATAAATTGTTTAACAATCTTGAACCTGTTGCAGAAGAGCCTGAGTTCTCCAATTCTGTTAAAAGAGGGATTGTTATTGAACCTGAAAAGCTTAATGATGATGATGCAAACTTGATCAAGAAACCAGAGAAGCCAGTGGTATGTGCACGCTGCCATTCGTTGAGGCACTATGGGAAAGTAAAGGACCCAACAGTAGAGAACTTGTTACCGGATTTCGACTTTGATTATACGGTGGGAAGGAAGTTAGCATCAACATCAGGGACCCGATCAGTGGTGCTGATGGTTGTGGATGCAGTGGATTTTGATGGATCATTTCCACGGAAGGTTGCAAAATTGTTGTCTAAGACAATTGAGGATCATTCCGCTGCATGGAAGCAAGGCAAGTCAGGGAATGTGCCAAGAGTGGTACTTGTGGTGACAAAGATTGACTTGTTGCCTAGCTCATTGTCACCAACAACATTGGAGTATTGGATTAGGCAAAGAGCGAGAGAGGGTGGAATTAACAAGATTACTAGTTTGCACATGGTGAGTTCACTGCGGGATTGGGGAGTGAAGAACCTAGTCGACGATATAGTTGCACTAGCTGGGCCTAGAGGGAATGTCTGGGCTGTTGGGGCACAGAATGCAGGAAAGAGTACATTAATAAACTCAATAGGGAAGTATGTTGGGGGGAACATTACACATCTGACAGAAGCACCTGTGCCAGGGACGACACTCGGCATTCTCAGAGTGGAGGGTGTCCTTCCAAGGCAGGCAAAATTATTCGATACACCTGGCCTTCTTCATCCTCACCAGATCACAACACGGTTGACGAGGGAAGAGCAAAAGCTTGTTAACATGGGCAAGGAGTTGAAACCTAGGACATATAGAGTTAAG GTTGGTCATTCTATTCACATAGCTGGTCTAATGAGGTTGGATATTGAAGAAACATCCCTAGATACTATTTATGTCACAGTGTGGGCATCTCCTTATCTTCCACTGCATATGGGTAAAATAGAAAATGCACCCAAAATATTCCAAGACCATTTTGGCTGCCAGCTACAG CCTCCAATTGGAGAGAAACGAGTTCAAGAGCTTGGGAATTGGGTGAGAAGGGAGTTCCATGTTAGTGGGAACAGTTGGGGGTCAAGTTCTGTAGACATTGCTGCTTCTGGGCTTGGTTGGTTTGCCATTGGACTCAAAGGAGATGCAGTTTTAAGCGCTTGGACATATGAAGGTGTTGATGTTATTCTTCGTAATTCTTTATTACCTTACAGATCACACACCTTTGAAGTTGGTGGATTCACAGTTTCCAAGATCGTGTCTCAGTCTGACAGAGTTTTAAATAAGTCACATCAAAGAAGTGATAAAAAAGCCAAAGGGGTTGACTCAAAAGCACCATTATCGAGTGATCTTGACTCATCAATGTTGACATCTAACTGA
- the LOC112789015 gene encoding uncharacterized protein isoform X2: MATEGGEAATDNEVNVAFEEEEKQNQTEVDDAEAEEDNDNDEGGGGGEEEEEEEEAEEEEEEEEEEGEGEYTFRFTNGMSHLDFVRNNDSDVQRYQQFELLEHQALADRKRKALSLSDSHHEGAPSKKAREDDNPGATMAEIMEAMNFGTRRRSRKQKKRGRRKGSRNKLNPQITRMLGDATLHYVCRRYDQAIAVSHEVIRLAPNVADSYHTLGLVYYDLEDYKRAMDFYMIAAHLTPKDSSRWKMLYDWSREQGDIGQASYCLSKAITADPKDESLRKERAMFYVELGDYQKAAAAYEQVHHLCPENVEALTEAAKCYQKCGQVACSIEILEDYLRSQPDKAHASLVDLLATIYMETKAHDRALQHIEHVRIVNSGEEMPLNLKIKSGICHAHLGNMERAQACFSDIKPENAIEHVELVTAAADSLMELEHYDSALSYYLMLEGNGGNEHGLLYLKIARCYLSLKERLQAIHFFTKALETLQDDVDARITLASLLIEEGKEDEAISLLSPPKDSDSAEAHSVKPNKWWVNERIKLKLCNIYWNKGLLDDFVDAIFPMIRESLYVATLRQRGKSKKRLSTRDLVERVRVMNAPEKDNVFQGFRPIATPSDRSDRWKASRAKRSLQKKEIEKEKKKAEALAAGIDWLSDDSDIEPQRVRKEPPLCNLLKDEEHHQLIINLCKALASLQRYWEALEIINITLRLTHSALSADKKEELRSLGAQMAYNTTDPKHGFDCVKYIVQQHPYSVAAWNCYYKVMSRLENRDTRHSKFILNMQGKFVDCVPPILISANQYTIISHHQDAARKYLEAYKLLPENPLVNLCVGTALINLALGLRLQNKHQCVVQGLAFLYNNLRICDNSQESLYNIARAFHHVGLVTLAAFYYEKVLAIREKDYPIPKLLNETPDIAENHKPGYCDLRREAAHNLHLIYKKSGALDLARQVLKDHCTF; encoded by the exons ATGGCGACAGAGGGAGGAGAAGCTGCCACGGATAACGAAGTAAATGTTGCTTtcgaagaagaagagaagcaaaATCAGACCGAAGTTGATGATGCAGAAGCAGAAGAAGACAATGATAACgatgaaggaggaggaggaggagaagaagaagaagaagaagaagaggccgaggaggaggaggaggaggaggaggaggagggagagGGCGAATACACTTTCAGATTCACCAACGGAATGAGTCATTTGGATTTCGTTCGAAACAACGATTCCGACGTCCAACGTTACCAGCAATTCGAGCTCCTTGAGCATCAAGCTCTCGCTGATAGAAAGCGCAAAGCCCTTTCACTTTCAGATTCTCATCA TGAAGGGGCTCCTTCAAAGAAGGCGAGGGAAGATGATAATCCTGGGGCAACCATGGCTGAGATAATGGAAGCAATGAATTTTGGCACACGCAGGAGATCAAGAAAG caaaagaaaagaggtaGGCGAAAAGGATCAAGGAATAAGCTAAACCCACAGATAACAAGAATGCTCGGTGATGCGACGCTTCACTACGTTTGTCGCCGTTATGACCAG GCTATAGCTGTCTCACATGAAGTTATTAGGCTGGCACCAAATGTGGCTGATTCGTATCACACCCTTGGACTTGTCTATTATGACCTTGAGGATTACAAAAGGGCGATGGATTTTTACATGATTGCTGCTCATTTGACTCCTAAAGATTCATCCCGTTGGAAAATGCTTTATGACTGGTCCAG AGAACAAGGTGATATTGGTCAAGCCAGTTACTGCCTTTCCAAAGCGATAACAGCAGATCCCAAGGACGAGAGTCTTAGGAAAGAACGTGCAATGTTTTATGTTGAGCTTGGAGATTATCAAAAAGCTGCTGCTGCATATGAGCAAGTACATCACCTTTGTCCTGAGAATGTTGAAGCACTAACAGAAGCAGCTAAG TGCTACCAAAAATGTGGTCAAGTAGCCTGTTCaatcgaaattcttgaagattaTCTAAGGAGTCAACCAGACAAAGCTCATGCAAGCTTAGTTGACCTATTGGCTACTATATACATGGAAACTAAGGCACATGACAGAGCTCTTCAGCATATTGAGCATGTTCGAATAGTAAATTCAGGGGAAGAAATGCCTTTGAACCTGAAAATTAAGTCTGGAATCTGCCATGCTCATCTTGGAAACATGGAGAGGGCTCAG GCTTGCTTCAGTGACATAAAACCAGAGAATGCAATTGAACATGTTGAGTTGGTCACAGCGGCTGCAGACTCCTTAATGGAACTTGAGCATTATGACTCCGCATTGAGTTATTATTTGATGCTGGAAGGCAATGGTGGAAATGAACAT GGTCTTCTGTATCTGAAAATTGCTAGGTGTTATCTATCCTTGAAAGAAAGGTTACAAGCAATTCACTTTTTTACCAAAG CCCTAGAAACACTACAAGATGATGTTGATGCACGCATTACGTTGGCTTCCCTTTTGAttgaagaagggaaagaagatgaAGCCATTTCTTTGCTTTCTCCTCCAAAGGATTCTG ACTCTGCTGAAGCACATTCTGTAAAGCCAAATAAATGGTGGGTTAATGAAAGGATAAAACTGAAGCTTTGCAATATATATTGGAATAAAGGGTTGCTAGATGATTTTGTGGATGCAATTTTTCCTATGATACGTGAATCATTGTACGTCGCAACCCTTCGACAGAGG GGTAAATCGAAAAAACGCCTCTCTACACGAGACCTGGTTGAAAGGGTTAGGGTAATGAATGCTCCAGAAAAGGATAATGTATTTCAAGGATTCAGGCCTATAGCTACTCCTTCTGATAGGTCTGACCG GTGGAAAGCTTCCAGGGCAAAACGATCACTTCAAAAGAAGGAAAttgagaaggagaaaaagaaagctGAGGCATTGGCAGCTGGAATTGACTGGCTGAGCGATGATTCGGATATTGAACCTCAG AGAGTACGCAAAGAACCTCCATTATGTAATCTTCTCAAGGATGAAGAGCATCACCAGCTAATAATTAAT TTGTGCAAGGCATTAGCTTCCTTACAAAGGTATTGGGAAGCATTGGAGATTATAAATATTACTCTCAGATTGACTCATTCTGCACTTTCTGCTGACAAGAAAGAGGAACTTCGATCTCTTGGAGCTC AAATGGCATACAACACCACGGATCCTAAGCATGGGTTTGATTGTGTAAAATACATTGTTCAGCAACATCCGTACAGTGTTGCTGCTTGGAATTGCTACTACAAGGTTATGTCTAG ATTGGAAAATCGAGATACAAGACACTCCAAGTTTATACTTAATATGCAAGGAAAGTTCGTGGATTGTGTACCTCCTATTCTCATTTCTGCTAATCAGTATACTATAATTAGCCATCACCAAGATGCTGCAAGGAAATACTTAGAAGCTTATAAACTTCTGCCAGAGAATCCCTTGGTTAATCTTTGCGTTG GAACTGCCTTGATCAATCTAGCATTGGGTTTAAGACTTCAAAATAAGCATCAGTGTGTTGTACAAGGTTTAGCGTTCCTCTATAACAATTTAAGGATCTGCGACAACAGCCAG GAATCATTGTACAACATAGCTAGGGCGTTCCATCATGTTGGTCTTGTAACTTTGGCAGCTTTCTATTATGAGAAAGTGCTTGCTATTCGTGAGAAGGACTATCCCATTCCAAAACTTCTCAATGAAACACCGGATATTGCTGAAAATCATAAACCCGGTTACTGTGATCTTCGCAGAGAGGCTGCTCACAATCTGCACCTGATCTACAAGAAGAGTGGAGCTCTTGATCTTGCTAGACAAGTTCTAAAAGATCATTGCACCTTCTGA
- the LOC112789015 gene encoding uncharacterized protein isoform X3, with amino-acid sequence MTYRVAFFSEGAPSKKAREDDNPGATMAEIMEAMNFGTRRRSRKQKKRGRRKGSRNKLNPQITRMLGDATLHYVCRRYDQAIAVSHEVIRLAPNVADSYHTLGLVYYDLEDYKRAMDFYMIAAHLTPKDSSRWKMLYDWSREQGDIGQASYCLSKAITADPKDESLRKERAMFYVELGDYQKAAAAYEQVHHLCPENVEALTEAAKCYQKCGQVACSIEILEDYLRSQPDKAHASLVDLLATIYMETKAHDRALQHIEHVRIVNSGEEMPLNLKIKSGICHAHLGNMERAQACFSDIKPENAIEHVELVTAAADSLMELEHYDSALSYYLMLEGNGGNEHGLLYLKIARCYLSLKERLQAIHFFTKALETLQDDVDARITLASLLIEEGKEDEAISLLSPPKDSDSAEAHSVKPNKWWVNERIKLKLCNIYWNKGLLDDFVDAIFPMIRESLYVATLRQRGKSKKRLSTRDLVERVRVMNAPEKDNVFQGFRPIATPSDRSDRWKASRAKRSLQKKEIEKEKKKAEALAAGIDWLSDDSDIEPQRVRKEPPLCNLLKDEEHHQLIINLCKALASLQRYWEALEIINITLRLTHSALSADKKEELRSLGAQMAYNTTDPKHGFDCVKYIVQQHPYSVAAWNCYYKVMSRLENRDTRHSKFILNMQGKFVDCVPPILISANQYTIISHHQDAARKYLEAYKLLPENPLVNLCVGTALINLALGLRLQNKHQCVVQGLAFLYNNLRICDNSQESLYNIARAFHHVGLVTLAAFYYEKVLAIREKDYPIPKLLNETPDIAENHKPGYCDLRREAAHNLHLIYKKSGALDLARQVLKDHCTF; translated from the exons ATGACGTATCGTGTCGCCTTCTTCAG TGAAGGGGCTCCTTCAAAGAAGGCGAGGGAAGATGATAATCCTGGGGCAACCATGGCTGAGATAATGGAAGCAATGAATTTTGGCACACGCAGGAGATCAAGAAAG caaaagaaaagaggtaGGCGAAAAGGATCAAGGAATAAGCTAAACCCACAGATAACAAGAATGCTCGGTGATGCGACGCTTCACTACGTTTGTCGCCGTTATGACCAG GCTATAGCTGTCTCACATGAAGTTATTAGGCTGGCACCAAATGTGGCTGATTCGTATCACACCCTTGGACTTGTCTATTATGACCTTGAGGATTACAAAAGGGCGATGGATTTTTACATGATTGCTGCTCATTTGACTCCTAAAGATTCATCCCGTTGGAAAATGCTTTATGACTGGTCCAG AGAACAAGGTGATATTGGTCAAGCCAGTTACTGCCTTTCCAAAGCGATAACAGCAGATCCCAAGGACGAGAGTCTTAGGAAAGAACGTGCAATGTTTTATGTTGAGCTTGGAGATTATCAAAAAGCTGCTGCTGCATATGAGCAAGTACATCACCTTTGTCCTGAGAATGTTGAAGCACTAACAGAAGCAGCTAAG TGCTACCAAAAATGTGGTCAAGTAGCCTGTTCaatcgaaattcttgaagattaTCTAAGGAGTCAACCAGACAAAGCTCATGCAAGCTTAGTTGACCTATTGGCTACTATATACATGGAAACTAAGGCACATGACAGAGCTCTTCAGCATATTGAGCATGTTCGAATAGTAAATTCAGGGGAAGAAATGCCTTTGAACCTGAAAATTAAGTCTGGAATCTGCCATGCTCATCTTGGAAACATGGAGAGGGCTCAG GCTTGCTTCAGTGACATAAAACCAGAGAATGCAATTGAACATGTTGAGTTGGTCACAGCGGCTGCAGACTCCTTAATGGAACTTGAGCATTATGACTCCGCATTGAGTTATTATTTGATGCTGGAAGGCAATGGTGGAAATGAACAT GGTCTTCTGTATCTGAAAATTGCTAGGTGTTATCTATCCTTGAAAGAAAGGTTACAAGCAATTCACTTTTTTACCAAAG CCCTAGAAACACTACAAGATGATGTTGATGCACGCATTACGTTGGCTTCCCTTTTGAttgaagaagggaaagaagatgaAGCCATTTCTTTGCTTTCTCCTCCAAAGGATTCTG ACTCTGCTGAAGCACATTCTGTAAAGCCAAATAAATGGTGGGTTAATGAAAGGATAAAACTGAAGCTTTGCAATATATATTGGAATAAAGGGTTGCTAGATGATTTTGTGGATGCAATTTTTCCTATGATACGTGAATCATTGTACGTCGCAACCCTTCGACAGAGG GGTAAATCGAAAAAACGCCTCTCTACACGAGACCTGGTTGAAAGGGTTAGGGTAATGAATGCTCCAGAAAAGGATAATGTATTTCAAGGATTCAGGCCTATAGCTACTCCTTCTGATAGGTCTGACCG GTGGAAAGCTTCCAGGGCAAAACGATCACTTCAAAAGAAGGAAAttgagaaggagaaaaagaaagctGAGGCATTGGCAGCTGGAATTGACTGGCTGAGCGATGATTCGGATATTGAACCTCAG AGAGTACGCAAAGAACCTCCATTATGTAATCTTCTCAAGGATGAAGAGCATCACCAGCTAATAATTAAT TTGTGCAAGGCATTAGCTTCCTTACAAAGGTATTGGGAAGCATTGGAGATTATAAATATTACTCTCAGATTGACTCATTCTGCACTTTCTGCTGACAAGAAAGAGGAACTTCGATCTCTTGGAGCTC AAATGGCATACAACACCACGGATCCTAAGCATGGGTTTGATTGTGTAAAATACATTGTTCAGCAACATCCGTACAGTGTTGCTGCTTGGAATTGCTACTACAAGGTTATGTCTAG ATTGGAAAATCGAGATACAAGACACTCCAAGTTTATACTTAATATGCAAGGAAAGTTCGTGGATTGTGTACCTCCTATTCTCATTTCTGCTAATCAGTATACTATAATTAGCCATCACCAAGATGCTGCAAGGAAATACTTAGAAGCTTATAAACTTCTGCCAGAGAATCCCTTGGTTAATCTTTGCGTTG GAACTGCCTTGATCAATCTAGCATTGGGTTTAAGACTTCAAAATAAGCATCAGTGTGTTGTACAAGGTTTAGCGTTCCTCTATAACAATTTAAGGATCTGCGACAACAGCCAG GAATCATTGTACAACATAGCTAGGGCGTTCCATCATGTTGGTCTTGTAACTTTGGCAGCTTTCTATTATGAGAAAGTGCTTGCTATTCGTGAGAAGGACTATCCCATTCCAAAACTTCTCAATGAAACACCGGATATTGCTGAAAATCATAAACCCGGTTACTGTGATCTTCGCAGAGAGGCTGCTCACAATCTGCACCTGATCTACAAGAAGAGTGGAGCTCTTGATCTTGCTAGACAAGTTCTAAAAGATCATTGCACCTTCTGA
- the LOC112789015 gene encoding uncharacterized protein isoform X1, translated as MTYRVAFFRKRRGRSELRAVYVMATEGGEAATDNEVNVAFEEEEKQNQTEVDDAEAEEDNDNDEGGGGGEEEEEEEEAEEEEEEEEEEGEGEYTFRFTNGMSHLDFVRNNDSDVQRYQQFELLEHQALADRKRKALSLSDSHHEGAPSKKAREDDNPGATMAEIMEAMNFGTRRRSRKQKKRGRRKGSRNKLNPQITRMLGDATLHYVCRRYDQAIAVSHEVIRLAPNVADSYHTLGLVYYDLEDYKRAMDFYMIAAHLTPKDSSRWKMLYDWSREQGDIGQASYCLSKAITADPKDESLRKERAMFYVELGDYQKAAAAYEQVHHLCPENVEALTEAAKCYQKCGQVACSIEILEDYLRSQPDKAHASLVDLLATIYMETKAHDRALQHIEHVRIVNSGEEMPLNLKIKSGICHAHLGNMERAQACFSDIKPENAIEHVELVTAAADSLMELEHYDSALSYYLMLEGNGGNEHGLLYLKIARCYLSLKERLQAIHFFTKALETLQDDVDARITLASLLIEEGKEDEAISLLSPPKDSDSAEAHSVKPNKWWVNERIKLKLCNIYWNKGLLDDFVDAIFPMIRESLYVATLRQRGKSKKRLSTRDLVERVRVMNAPEKDNVFQGFRPIATPSDRSDRWKASRAKRSLQKKEIEKEKKKAEALAAGIDWLSDDSDIEPQRVRKEPPLCNLLKDEEHHQLIINLCKALASLQRYWEALEIINITLRLTHSALSADKKEELRSLGAQMAYNTTDPKHGFDCVKYIVQQHPYSVAAWNCYYKVMSRLENRDTRHSKFILNMQGKFVDCVPPILISANQYTIISHHQDAARKYLEAYKLLPENPLVNLCVGTALINLALGLRLQNKHQCVVQGLAFLYNNLRICDNSQESLYNIARAFHHVGLVTLAAFYYEKVLAIREKDYPIPKLLNETPDIAENHKPGYCDLRREAAHNLHLIYKKSGALDLARQVLKDHCTF; from the exons ATGACGTATCGTGTCGCCTTCTTCAG GAAAAGAAGGGGAAGGAGCGAGCTCCGAGCTGTGTATGTGATGGCGACAGAGGGAGGAGAAGCTGCCACGGATAACGAAGTAAATGTTGCTTtcgaagaagaagagaagcaaaATCAGACCGAAGTTGATGATGCAGAAGCAGAAGAAGACAATGATAACgatgaaggaggaggaggaggagaagaagaagaagaagaagaagaggccgaggaggaggaggaggaggaggaggaggagggagagGGCGAATACACTTTCAGATTCACCAACGGAATGAGTCATTTGGATTTCGTTCGAAACAACGATTCCGACGTCCAACGTTACCAGCAATTCGAGCTCCTTGAGCATCAAGCTCTCGCTGATAGAAAGCGCAAAGCCCTTTCACTTTCAGATTCTCATCA TGAAGGGGCTCCTTCAAAGAAGGCGAGGGAAGATGATAATCCTGGGGCAACCATGGCTGAGATAATGGAAGCAATGAATTTTGGCACACGCAGGAGATCAAGAAAG caaaagaaaagaggtaGGCGAAAAGGATCAAGGAATAAGCTAAACCCACAGATAACAAGAATGCTCGGTGATGCGACGCTTCACTACGTTTGTCGCCGTTATGACCAG GCTATAGCTGTCTCACATGAAGTTATTAGGCTGGCACCAAATGTGGCTGATTCGTATCACACCCTTGGACTTGTCTATTATGACCTTGAGGATTACAAAAGGGCGATGGATTTTTACATGATTGCTGCTCATTTGACTCCTAAAGATTCATCCCGTTGGAAAATGCTTTATGACTGGTCCAG AGAACAAGGTGATATTGGTCAAGCCAGTTACTGCCTTTCCAAAGCGATAACAGCAGATCCCAAGGACGAGAGTCTTAGGAAAGAACGTGCAATGTTTTATGTTGAGCTTGGAGATTATCAAAAAGCTGCTGCTGCATATGAGCAAGTACATCACCTTTGTCCTGAGAATGTTGAAGCACTAACAGAAGCAGCTAAG TGCTACCAAAAATGTGGTCAAGTAGCCTGTTCaatcgaaattcttgaagattaTCTAAGGAGTCAACCAGACAAAGCTCATGCAAGCTTAGTTGACCTATTGGCTACTATATACATGGAAACTAAGGCACATGACAGAGCTCTTCAGCATATTGAGCATGTTCGAATAGTAAATTCAGGGGAAGAAATGCCTTTGAACCTGAAAATTAAGTCTGGAATCTGCCATGCTCATCTTGGAAACATGGAGAGGGCTCAG GCTTGCTTCAGTGACATAAAACCAGAGAATGCAATTGAACATGTTGAGTTGGTCACAGCGGCTGCAGACTCCTTAATGGAACTTGAGCATTATGACTCCGCATTGAGTTATTATTTGATGCTGGAAGGCAATGGTGGAAATGAACAT GGTCTTCTGTATCTGAAAATTGCTAGGTGTTATCTATCCTTGAAAGAAAGGTTACAAGCAATTCACTTTTTTACCAAAG CCCTAGAAACACTACAAGATGATGTTGATGCACGCATTACGTTGGCTTCCCTTTTGAttgaagaagggaaagaagatgaAGCCATTTCTTTGCTTTCTCCTCCAAAGGATTCTG ACTCTGCTGAAGCACATTCTGTAAAGCCAAATAAATGGTGGGTTAATGAAAGGATAAAACTGAAGCTTTGCAATATATATTGGAATAAAGGGTTGCTAGATGATTTTGTGGATGCAATTTTTCCTATGATACGTGAATCATTGTACGTCGCAACCCTTCGACAGAGG GGTAAATCGAAAAAACGCCTCTCTACACGAGACCTGGTTGAAAGGGTTAGGGTAATGAATGCTCCAGAAAAGGATAATGTATTTCAAGGATTCAGGCCTATAGCTACTCCTTCTGATAGGTCTGACCG GTGGAAAGCTTCCAGGGCAAAACGATCACTTCAAAAGAAGGAAAttgagaaggagaaaaagaaagctGAGGCATTGGCAGCTGGAATTGACTGGCTGAGCGATGATTCGGATATTGAACCTCAG AGAGTACGCAAAGAACCTCCATTATGTAATCTTCTCAAGGATGAAGAGCATCACCAGCTAATAATTAAT TTGTGCAAGGCATTAGCTTCCTTACAAAGGTATTGGGAAGCATTGGAGATTATAAATATTACTCTCAGATTGACTCATTCTGCACTTTCTGCTGACAAGAAAGAGGAACTTCGATCTCTTGGAGCTC AAATGGCATACAACACCACGGATCCTAAGCATGGGTTTGATTGTGTAAAATACATTGTTCAGCAACATCCGTACAGTGTTGCTGCTTGGAATTGCTACTACAAGGTTATGTCTAG ATTGGAAAATCGAGATACAAGACACTCCAAGTTTATACTTAATATGCAAGGAAAGTTCGTGGATTGTGTACCTCCTATTCTCATTTCTGCTAATCAGTATACTATAATTAGCCATCACCAAGATGCTGCAAGGAAATACTTAGAAGCTTATAAACTTCTGCCAGAGAATCCCTTGGTTAATCTTTGCGTTG GAACTGCCTTGATCAATCTAGCATTGGGTTTAAGACTTCAAAATAAGCATCAGTGTGTTGTACAAGGTTTAGCGTTCCTCTATAACAATTTAAGGATCTGCGACAACAGCCAG GAATCATTGTACAACATAGCTAGGGCGTTCCATCATGTTGGTCTTGTAACTTTGGCAGCTTTCTATTATGAGAAAGTGCTTGCTATTCGTGAGAAGGACTATCCCATTCCAAAACTTCTCAATGAAACACCGGATATTGCTGAAAATCATAAACCCGGTTACTGTGATCTTCGCAGAGAGGCTGCTCACAATCTGCACCTGATCTACAAGAAGAGTGGAGCTCTTGATCTTGCTAGACAAGTTCTAAAAGATCATTGCACCTTCTGA